One Tachyglossus aculeatus isolate mTacAcu1 chromosome 18, mTacAcu1.pri, whole genome shotgun sequence DNA segment encodes these proteins:
- the WDR97 gene encoding WD repeat-containing protein 97, with protein MRKAERRLSHLTQGLELVRRLEVAAGLRAAAQDAAGGRLVLLEAGGRRLLVHGEDGWARGSAPAPVQLSGLVALPLPPQGLYHFVGWGPAGLALLGPDLRLLSLSTLPAARALCCCALVPESGLLVAGGPEGLTLWELRAGGRRLALRRHLEPTSSSSSADGLPGPLARLALKLPAPPGALPLCFATYGSALATFDLEKGLRLDVRRELHKTTISDVAYCEAAGAVVTASRDSTVKVWEAQWQLRKVFVGHMGPVTALAVLPSTPRVLSASRDGTLRTWDLDAGEQVGEVTLQAGAGAAHPEVTRLLPPARPGAPVVALGPAWVELWRLRELYVPLAALPAPVLALQAAPPICAAPRAAFPRRLLCLCRDRSVRLLAAPSGRPVAALQLDDGPAGSPAAAAYCLVRETLLVLTGGGGLLRVNVAVSPVQVVQRVAPPPAPAPRPCRLHLYHHLPDPAAAQASWSDVRLRGRELRRRSCKPLNFQDRNRFLPVLGYEDGSLSVLDWLSARPLFHTAAHGPGPVSVLASCAQTLLSTGADLTVKMWRVYPYAEESLTLLRSFPCCHPAVGLCLLGTQLTVAFEAPGSATYGLVQYGLQDGARRDHRPQDDPTDHITGLCCCPALRIYACSSLDRTVRIWTAQNQLLRILYLDTAPQDMTFCNDKGDLVLALGSHLCLLPHTVYLPTAYLIKVTCQQQPESPEEPPPPSSSEKVLTPAHHPRPSPAASSSGRLPQEPGSQPEGGEEEPKELEDREACAHLAARNQDLQLLAQGQVSPTVSPAPRTRRLQDEAFHSYLALLYGPALPIPPPGHSDPPLPPKEGYRAQGSGSVWTIPEFWEHHLDLFPAAPRSGSRGPQMSLTKAEGPEALVPRVAMPDWAQSPASTALGKKSRQSRRSPGMKDLEPPALQLHSAASLLLAKGSLCSKLGLSLDLQLADMPPPGSSESSAHSGIPGLLGRRAPSTAVPVQREASAPTRTELSHSGPGSSPSPPGLLPSGPPDLRGQLSPPGLPAPPQNILSLSLEPKSGFGPSTLCGWARQPAPCILPGFVPNSVVLQQLWPQKEMGGPGKATVLAPLGALQRQYEMEEQLSRERQRRLLYLRPRRGGEEQEQPQQEEEEEEEEEEQEEEQEEEDYDSLEEWELDVSSTTSFSQTPSRQGSLSSPSLPSFLLPYLASEWFQKLFPGFSLQAFPEASSLSGLVNLLLGTLPGAAWAEAADVLQALLFLLPQLSLDQRRELQDLLFSLLNQEPPPGLLAEDEKRFVLLALHVLMELGDGTKEVVLELMAYFLSSPITQRAILWALLGELGLRDPHGFLRREMEGWVQAEANASKARLKALCEHHLDGMIQELKAHRKNKRSLPEGASQQPPEPQDPLVRPIDALNFFCEQKLEALLRKEIQAHQAPNAVVPLPWTSRSRPLPRLQETKVLPRRVAQNGHWLPPLPPGPLLSGFVRALKLPLPRVEPLPFPPGWPLATRPLPPLLLEPTLQRYFLPHSTHPDSYP; from the exons ATGCGGAAGGCGGAGCGGCGGCTGTCTCATCTGACCCAAGGCCTGGAGCTGGTGCGGCGTCTGGAGGTGGCGGCGGGGCTGCGGGCGGCGGCGCAGGACGCGGCGGGCGGGCGGCTGGTGCTGCTGGAGGCCGGGGGCCGCCGGCTGCTGGTGCACGGCGAGGACGGCTGGGCCCGGGGCAGCGCCCCGGCCCCGGTACAGCTGTCCGGGCTGGTGGCCCTGCCGCTGCCGCCCCAGGGCCTCTATCACTtcgtgggctgggggccggcgGGGCTGGCCCTGCTGGGCCCGGACCTGCGGTTACTGTCGCTCAGCACGCTTCCCGCGGCCCGGGCCCTCTGCTGCTGCGCCCTGGTGCCCGAGTCCGGGCTACTGGTGGCCGGGGGCCCGGAAGGCCTGACGCTCTGGGAGCTCCGAGCGGGGGGCCGTCGGCTGGCTCTCCGCCGGCACCTAGAgccgacctcctcctcctcctccgccgacGGGCTCCCCGGACCCTTGGCCCGCCTGGCGTTGAAGCTGCCCGCCCCTCCCGGGGCCCTCCCTCTTTGCTTCGCCACTTACGGGTCGGCCTTGGCCACCTTCGACCTCGAGAAGGGGCTGAGGCTGGACGTGCGCAGGGAGCTGCATAAGAC caccaTCTCGGATGTGGCGTACTGCGAGGCGGCCGGCGCCGTGGTCACCGCGTCCCGGGACAGCACGGTCAAAGTGTGGGAGGCCCAGTGGCAGCTCCGGAAAGTCTTCGTGGGGCACATGG gcCCGGTGACCGCCCTGGCCGTCCTGCCCTCGACGCCGCGGGTGCTGTCCGCCTCCCGAGACGGGACGCTGCGCACGTGGGACCTGGACGCCGGCGAACAGGTCGGGGAGGTGACGCTgcaggccggggccggggcggcccACCCCGAGGTGACCCGGCTgctgcccccggcccggcccggggcgcCGGTGGTGGCCCTGGGGCCGGCGTGGGTGGAGCTGTGGCGGCTGCGGGAGCTGTACGTGCCCTTGGCCGCCCTGCCCGCCCCGGTGCTGGCCCTGCAGGCCGCGCCCCCGATCTGCGCCGCCCCGCGGGCCGCCTTCCCGCGGCGCCTGCTCTGCCTGTGCCGGGACCGGTCGGTGCGGCTGCTGGCCGCCCCGTCCGGCCGGCCAGTGGCCGCCCTGCAGCTCGACGACGGCCCCGCGGGCTCCCCCGCGGCCGCGGCCTACTGCCTGGTCCGAGAGACCCTGCTCGTTCTGACGGGCGGCGGCGGCCTGCTGAGGGTCAACGTGGCGGTCAGCCCCGTGCAGGTGGTGCAGCGCGTCGCCCCgcctccggccccggccccccggccctgccGCCTCCACCTCTACCACCATCTGCCCGACCCCGCCGCCGCCCAAGCCTCCTGGAGCGACGTCCGGCTCCGCGGGCGGGAGCTCAGGAGGCGCAGCTGTAAGCCCCTGAACTTCCAAGACAGGAATCG GTTCCTGCCGGTGCTGGGCTATGAGGACGGGTCGCTGAGCGTGCTGGACTGGCTCTCTGCCCGCCCGCTCTTCCACACGGCAGCTCACGGCCCCGGCCCCGTCAGCGTTCTGGCCTCCTGCGCCCAAACTCTCTTATCCACCG GGGCAGACCTGACGGTGAAGATGTGGCGGGTGTACCCGTACGCGGAGGAGAGCCTGACCCTTCTGCGCAGCTTCCCTTGCTGCCACCCAGCCGTGGGCCTCTGCCTGCTCGGGACCCAACTCACCGTGGCCTTCGAGGCGCCGGGCAGCGCCACGTACGGCCTCGTCCAGTACGGGCTGCAGGACGGGGCGCGGCGGGATCACCGGCCCCAGGACGACCCCACCGATCACATCACCG gcctgtgctgctgcccagccctccGGATCTACGCCTGCTCCAGCCTGGACCGCACCGTCCGGATCTGGACGGCCCAGAACCAGCTGCTCAG GATCCTGTATCTGGATACCGCGCCGCAGGATATGACCTTCTGCAATGACAAGGGGGACCTGGTGCTGGCTTTAGGCTCCCACCTCTGCTTACTGCCCCACACGGTCTATCTTCCCACGGCCTACTTGATTAAG GTCACGTGCCAGCAGCAGCCGGAGTCCCCGGAAGAGCCGCCACCTCCGTCTTCCAGCGAGAAGGTGCTGACCCCTGCTCATCACCCGCGCCCGAGCCCCGCGGCCTCATCTTCCGGCCGGTT GCCTCAGGAGCCAGGGAGTCAGCCGGAGGGCGGAGAGGAGGAACCGAAGGAACTGGAGGACCGGGAG gCCTGCGCCCATCTGGCCGCTCGGAACCAAGAcctacagctcctggcacagggTCAGGTGTCCCCCACGGTCTCCCCAGCTCCCCGCACTCGCCGGCTGCAGGACGAAGCCTTCCACAGCTACCTGGCCCTGCTGTATGGTCCGGCGCTGCCCATCCCG CCGCCTGGCCATTCagaccccccactcccacccaaggAGGGATACAGGGCCCAGGGCTCAGGCTCTGTCTGGACCATTCCGGAGTTCTGGGAACACCATCTAGACCTTTTCCCAGCTGCCCCTCGCTCTGGCTCCCGAGGGCCACAGATGTCGCTGACCAAAGCGGAGGGTCCAgaggccctggtccccagagTGGCCATGCCTGACTGGGCCCAGAGCCCAGCCTCCACA GCTCTTGGGAAAAAGTCCCGTCAGTCCCGTCGCTCCCCGGGGATGAAGGATCTGGAACCCCCAGCCCTCCAGCTCCACAGCGCAGCTTCCCTG TTGCTGGCGAAGGGCTCTCTGTGCTCCAAGCTGGGTCTGTCCCTGGACCTGCAGCTGGCAGACATgcccccccccggctcctccgAGTCCTCTGCCCACTCCGGGATCCCGGGGCTCCTCGGCCGTCGAGCCCCCAGCACCGCAGTCCCCGTCCAGCGTGAGG cctccgcACCGACTCGGACGGAGCTCTCTCACAGCGGCCCAGGGTCCAGTCCCAGTCCTCCCGGGCTTCTTCCCAGCGGCCCGCCGGACCTACGGGGCCAGCTCAGCCCTCCAG gcctccctgctcctccccagaacatcctgtccctCAGCCTTGAGCCCAAGTCCGGCTTTGGGCCGTCGACCCTGTGCGGGTGG GCACGCCAGCCggcaccctgcatcctccctggCTTCGTCCCTAACTCCGTGGTCCTGCAGCAGTTGTGGCCCCAGAAGGAGATGGGGGGCCCGGGGAAGGCCACGGTCCTGGCACCCCTCGGCGCTCTCCAACGGCAG TATGAGATGGAGGAACAGCTGAGCAGGGAGCGGCAGCGGCGACTGCTCTATCTGCGACCACGCCGcggtggagaggagcaggagcaaccacagcaggaagaggaggaagaggaagaagaggaagagcaggaggaggagcaggaggaggaggactacgATAGCCTTGAAGAGTGGGAGCTGGACGTCTCGAGCACCACATCCTTTTCCCAGACTCCCTCACGGCAG ggctccctctccagcccctcgTTGCCCTCCTTCCTGCTGCCTTACCTGGCCAGCGAGTGGTTCCAGAAACTCTTTCCCGGCTTCAGCCTCCAG GCGTTCCCGGAGGCCAGCTCCCTTTCGGGCCTGGTGAACCTGCTGCTGGGGACGTTGCCGGGGGCCGCCTGGGCCGAGGCCGCGGATGTGCTGCAGGCGCTGCTGTTCCTGTTGCCCCAACTCTCGCTCGACCAGAGACGGGAGCTGCAGGACCTGCTGTTCAGCCTGCTCAATCAGGAGCCCCCACCAGGCCTGCTG GCGGAGGATGAAAAGAGGTTCGTTCTGCTGGCGCTGCACGTTCTGATGGAGCTGGGAGATGGCACGAAGGAGGTGGTGCTGGAGCTGATGGCgtacttcctctcttcccccattacCCAGAG ggCGATCCTGTGGGCCTTGCTGGGAGAACTCGGCCTGCGGGACCCACACGGCTTCCTGCGCCGGGAGATGGAGGGCTGGGTGCAGGCCGAAGCCAACGCCAGCAAGGCCAGGCTGAAGGCCCTTTGTGAGCACCACCTGGACGGCATGATCCAGGAGCTGAag GCTCACCGGAAGAACAAGCGCTCACTTCCCGAGGGGGCTTCCCAGCAG CCCCCGGAGCCTCAGGACCCCTTAGTCCGGCCAATCGACGCCCTCAACTTCTTCTGCGAGCAGAAGCTGGAGGCCCTGCTGCGGAAGGAGATCCAGGCCCACCAGGCCCCCAATGCGGTCGTCCCCCTGCCCTGGACCTCACG GAGCCGCCCCCTCCCACGCCTCCAGGAGACTAAAGTGCTGCCCCGCAGGGTGGCCCAAAATG GCCACTGGCTGCCCCCGCTCCCGCCGGGGCCGCTCCTGTCGGGCTTCGTCCGCGCCCTGAAGCTGCCGCTGCCACGTGTGGAGCCTCTGCCCTTCCCGCCGGGCTGGCCGCTGGCCACCCGCCCCctgccaccccttctcctggagccAACCCTGCAGCGCTACTTCCTGCCGCACAGCACCCACCCGGACAGTTACCCCTGA